ACGATCGTTTCGAAGCTGCTCCACTCCGCCATTTCCAATATCCGCGAGAAGGCGACCGCAAATGACGCCGAGGTGCTCTCGCACGTTCGCGTCCTCGACGAGCTATTCGAGTTGAACCTGGCGGAAAGCATCGCGGAGCTCGGAGAGACGAAGCTCCCGCGGTGAGCGGACGCGTCGCGCTCGTCGGCGCGGGGCCCGGCGATCCGGAGCTATTGACGCTCGGAGCGGTGCACGCGCTGCGCGCGGCCGACGTCGTCCTCTACGACGCACTCGTCTCCGATGCGGTCCTCGCGTTTGCGCCTCCCACGTGCGAGCGCATCTACGTCGGAAAACGCGGCGGCGATCATGCGGTGAGCCAGAACGAGATCGAGACGCTCATGGCGCGCAAGGCACGCGAGGGGAAGGTCGTCGTGCGGCTCAAGGGCGGAGATCCGTTCGTCTTCGGACGCGGAGCGGAAGAGGCGGAGAGCCTGCGCGACGCCGGCATCGCGTTTGCGATCGTACCGGGGGTCACGTCGGCGATTGCCGTACCGGCGTACGCGGGAATTCCCGTGACGCGCCGCGGCCTGGCGTCGTCGTTTGTCGTCGCAACGGGGCATGAGGACCCGCAGAAGGACGAGTCCGCGATCGACTGGACGCGCCTCGCCGGCGCGAGCGACACGCTCGTCTTTCTCATGGGTCTCGATACCCTCGAGAGCATTGCCGCGCGGCTTCAGGCAGCGGGCCTCGACCCCGCGACACCCGCGGCGGTGATTGCCAACGGGACGCGCCCGACGCAGCGCAGCGTCGTCGCGACCCTGGAGATGATTGCGCAGAGGGCGCGCGACGCGGGGCTGCGCGCCCCGGCCGTCCTCGTTGTCGGCAAGGTCGTCGCTCTGCGCGAGCGGCTGCAATGGTACGATCGAGGCGCGCTCTTCGGCAAGCGCGTGCTGATCACGCGCCCCGGTCGCGAAGCCTCGCACTCTGCGCGGCTTCTTCTTTCAGCGGGAATGGAGCCGATCGTCGCACCCACGATCGAGATCGGCCCGCCCGACGACGTGCAGCCCGCGCTTCGCGCGGTCGAAGAGGCCGCGCAGTACGCGTGGATCGTCTTTCTCTCCCGCTACGGAGCGGAGGCATTCTTCGACCGGCTTCGCGAGCGCGGAAAAGACGTGCGCGCGCTGGCTCGGGCAAAAG
This genomic window from Candidatus Dormiibacterota bacterium contains:
- the cobA gene encoding uroporphyrinogen-III C-methyltransferase encodes the protein MSGRVALVGAGPGDPELLTLGAVHALRAADVVLYDALVSDAVLAFAPPTCERIYVGKRGGDHAVSQNEIETLMARKAREGKVVVRLKGGDPFVFGRGAEEAESLRDAGIAFAIVPGVTSAIAVPAYAGIPVTRRGLASSFVVATGHEDPQKDESAIDWTRLAGASDTLVFLMGLDTLESIAARLQAAGLDPATPAAVIANGTRPTQRSVVATLEMIAQRARDAGLRAPAVLVVGKVVALRERLQWYDRGALFGKRVLITRPGREASHSARLLLSAGMEPIVAPTIEIGPPDDVQPALRAVEEAAQYAWIVFLSRYGAEAFFDRLRERGKDVRALARAKVAAIGAKTAHRLHELGLIADLTSEHSTSEDVARDLLARTAPGDRVLIYAAQEGRDVVRSVLEENGRLPVAVAAYKTAFVNDPEFASKVARADVLTFTSPSTVRGFAALLGGSAAAAEAARDKIVACIGPVTADEARGIGLHVDATPHAFSAEDMLAAIASRLTTPA